A single genomic interval of Aedes aegypti strain LVP_AGWG chromosome 1, AaegL5.0 Primary Assembly, whole genome shotgun sequence harbors:
- the LOC5566038 gene encoding steroid receptor RNA activator 1 codes for MSAENYRSANKSHDPGWNDPPKISYSPGVAAGSGPTSKLNLNKRIAFPVAKTDTRSNQPAVGDGGTLPQFVTGASGGIASPLPPAPPNRSGPPLPPMATTGTPPRCNKPGTNASEEGTLILPSNEEMKDSVKTTLEELLMKTETSRQTEVRKRLDVMLQSWTDGKLSDGLTKKLYQLAQVLNEKKIVEANEIHRSIIVEHGKECVQWAPALRQLIQVVPKQEESSSNVETQEPIVNPL; via the exons ATGAGTGCCGAAAACTACCGAAGTGCTAACAAAT CTCATGATCCTGGTTGGAATGATCCCCCAAAGATCAGCTACAGTCCTGGAGTGGCTGCCGGATCTGGACCGACGTCAAAGTTAAACCTGAATAAGCGCATAGCTTTCCCCGTAGCAAAGACTGACACTCGCTCAAATCAACCAGCAGTAGGAGATGGGGGTACTCTTCCTCAATTCGTAACAGGTGCTTCCGGGGGAATCGCGAGCCCACTCCCACCTGCCCCACCCAACCGATCTGGGCCACCTTTACCGCCAATGGCTACCACAGGCACTCCTCCCCGGTGCAATAAACCGGGTACTAATGCATCAGAGGAAGGAACTCTGATCCTCCCATCGAACGAAGAAATGAAAGATTCGGTGAAGACCACGCTGGAAGAGTTACTTATGAAAACGGAAACTTCCAGACAGACGGAAGTTCGGAAACGATTAGATGTAATGCTACAATCCTGGACGGACGGGAAGCTTAGCGATGGGCTGACCAAAAAACTATACCAATTAGCTCAAG tgctTAATGAAAAGAAAATAGTGGAGGCGAACGAAATTCATCGGTCTATCATAGTCGAGCACGGGAAGGAATGCGTTCAGTGGGCTCCCGCTCTAAGGCAGTTAATTCAGGTTGTTCCCAAGCAGGAAGAAAGTTCATCGAACGTTGAAACGCAAGAACCTATTGTAAACCCACTGTAA